The DNA region GATCTCGTCGCCGCTGAGCGCCGAACTCTCCAGCGCCGCCAGGGTGGTGTCGATCTGCCCCAACAAGTCAATGCTCTGCTGCTCGTAGCCCTGCGGCGCGACCGCATCCATCCGGCCGGCCACCGCCTCGGCGCGCGCCAACGTCGTGGCGATGAAGGACTGGTATTGCGTGTCCGACGAGAATGCGCTCTGCGCCGCCTCCAGCAGCGGCTGCAGCATGCCATTGAGCTGGTCCGCGACGGCGGTCAGGTCATCGCCATTCGAGCCCATCGCCTTGGCATAGGCCGCAGCGAAATCGCTCTGCAGGACGTTGAACTGGTCCTCCGGGTCCAGTTGGCTGACACGGTAGTCCTTGACGGTCTTGCGCAGTGTGGCGGCCCCTTCCGACAAGGCGGTGGCGAGCGCCTTCTGGGCCTCGTAATACTTCACCGTCTGGTCGCGGAGGTCGCTCAGCGTCGCCACAGACTTGGTGGCGTCCAGGGCGAACTGCTGCAGCGAGTCCGCGTAGGCCAACTGCTGATCGCGCGCATTCTTCGCCGCCTGCGTGGCGGCCGCCTGCGCATTCGCGGCGTTGATGACCGACTGGGTATACGCCGCCTGGGCCTGCCATACGGCGCCGTCGCTGGGGGCGTTGTTGCTTCGGTCCAGCGCCGCCTGCAATGCCGCCTGCGCATCGTTGTATGCCTGCTGCGCCGCCGGCAGTTGGGCCTGAGCAACCGAGCGCGCGGCGTCCAGCTCCTCCCAGTTCTTTTTCTTGTACGGAACCGTCTTGGGCGCGTAGATATCCCAATTCAGCTTCGACAGCCAGGCCGAGGCGTCGTCGGCCTGCTTTTGCGCAGCGGCAACGTCGGCCAAGGCCTTGTCATGCGCGGCCTGCACCGCGTTGTAGGTCTGTTCCGCCGTGTTGCGCTCGCTGACGCGCTGCGCCGACAGCGCATCAGCAGCGTTCAGCGCGGCTGCGGACTGCAGCACTCCGGCATTGGTGGGCAGTGCGGTATTGATGCCGGCGATCGCCGCCCGGATCGCGGCCGGGCTCATCGGCGCCGGATCCAGGATATCCCGCGCCGACTGACGCACCGACATACGCTCGTTGCCGATGGAGTCGAGCAACGATTTCATGCGGTCGGCCAGTTGCTGGAATGCAGCATTGACCGTCGACACGAAGACGTCCGCGTCGACGTTCGCCAGCGCTTCGCCCATCGACTTGAAGTCGATGATCGTCCCGCCCAGGCCCTGGCGCAGCAACTCGATCTGCCCGCCGAGGTCCGAGCTGGCCTGCTGCGCGCCGGTGAGCGTGCCGTCCAGGCTGGACGTGCTGCTCTCGAAATCCAGCAAGCCGGACGTCAGGTCCAGGAACAGCCGGGATATCTGGCCGGTCACGGTTGACGTGCGGTTGAGCGTGTCCGCCAGCACCAGCGCGCTGACGGCGGCCGCATCCATCGCCGGCGCCACGCCACCGTGGCCGGTGTACGCCGCCAGGATGGCAGCGGCCATTTGCTGGCCCTGCTGGGTGGTGGACTGCACCACGGCGGCGAACTCCGGCGCCACCGCCAACAACGCGGCATAGGCGGCCTGGCCCGAGTCCGTCGTCAGGTCCAGCGCCGACACCATGGCGCGGAATTCCTCCATGGTGTCGGGCAGCACGATGTTCAGCCCCTTCAACTGGTCGTTCATGGAGGCCAGGCTCAACTTCGCCCGCTCCGATTCCGAGTAATACTGCTGGTAATACTGCTGCGTCGCCTGCGTCATCGCGTCGATGCTGCCGAAGGCGTCGACCAGCTTGGAGGCCGTGGCGGCGCCGCTGACCGACACGTCGAACAACTTCAGGTCCAGCAGCTTCAACGCCTGATTGGCTGCGGTCAGGTTGCTGCCGAGGCGCGCCAGGGTCGCCGAGGCGGCCTCCCCCTCCTTCGCAAAGTCCGCGATGTTCGGCACCAGCGAGCGAACCATGTTCTCGCCCACCGCGGTAATCGCGTCCTCGATGAGCTTCTGGTTTTCGTCGTTGTCCTTGCCCAGCTTGACGCGGATTTCCTCGCTGTACGTGTCCAGCGACTTGGCCGACACGCCCACGACCTGGGCCAGCGCCGCCGCGTTCGCCTTCATCTGGTCGAAGGCGGCATTGGTCTGGTCGATGAACGAATCATCGAGCGTGCCGATTTGCGTCCCGCTCTTGTTGCTGCGGAACAGCCCGCCCTTCTGCTTCCAGGGCGTGCTGGTATATCCGTTGAAGCCGAGCGTACCGAAATCGCCCACCAGGGTGGTGTCGCCGTACTTCACCGGCCCCATGCCGAACAGTCGAGCGATGGTCGAGGAGCCCGACAGCATGGAGGCCAGTTCGCCGCTCAGCCCCATGCCCTTCAGTACCTTGTCCGTCCACAGAGACGGCCCTGTGATCGGGTTGTACATGGCGATCGGCGCCATGGTGCCATTGTCGGCATCCCACCCCTGCTTATACAGGGACTTGCTCAGCATCGCGCCGGCGGCGATCCAGCCAACAACCGGGATGGCGCTGGAAGCCATCGACCCTAATCCTGCCGCCGTACTGCCGGCGGTGGTCGGGCCAGCAAGGCCGGCCGCCAGGGTCGCCCCCTGGCCGGTCATGCCCAGCGCGAACTGCTGCGCCGCGGTGGAGCCGATGGCGCTGCCGATCGAGGAAATGCCGGAAGCCAGAGAGGCCGTAATGCCGCCGGTCAGCGCGCTGTACGCGGTGCGGGCCAAGCTGAAGATGTTGGCCGTATTCATGCCCAGGCCCGCCAGCCCCGAAGCGCCCGACGAGCCGGTGCCCGACAGCGAGGACACGGCACTCGCACCAGACGCCAGCAAGTTGGTGCCGGTCAACCCGGCCATGTTCCCCACCAGATTCACGACGATGGGCTGCAGGAACATCTTGTAGATGGCGTCGGCCACCGTCGTCTTGAACGTGGTCACCAGCGAAGTGGTGAACGACTTCCAACCCGCCTTCCCGTTGTTCAGCATCGCGGCGAAGCCCTGGCGAAACACGTCGCCATACTGGTCGACGGTCTTCTGCCAGTCGCGGACATAATCCTCGTTCGCTTTCTTCTGCGCGTCTTTCACATCCTTGGCGCGCACGGCGCTGGCCAGGCGCTGCCGGGCGTCGATCTCCTGGTTGATGAGGTCGATTTCTTCCTGAGCCCCGTCGAAGCCTTGAAGCGCCGCCTTGCGGTCCTCCAGGCGAGCGATGGTCAACTGCTCCAGCGCGGCCTTGCTCATCCCGTAGGTGGCGACTTGATCCTCCGTCGCCTGGGCCTCCTGCGTGATCTTCGCAATGCCGTCGCGCATGTCGGCGAAGTACTTGTCGCGCGACTCCAGAAAGGCCTTGGTCTCGGTGTTGGCGCGGACCAGCGCGCCGGCCTCAGCGGCAAGCGCCTGCGTGCGCTCCAGGCTCGCGCGCACCTGCCCCTTGACGTTGCCCTTCAGCAGTTCGCCGATCTCGGCCGACCGGCGCTCGAATTCATTCAGCTTGCTGGTTTGCAGGCCTCGTTCGGCCAGTTCGGACGACAGGGCCTTTTCCTCGGCAATGCGCGCAGTCAGGCGCGCCGCCTCCGTCTCTCCGCCGACAGAGCCGGTGCCCTTGCTGTCAAACTGCTTGTTGATCGCATCCAGGGCGGTGCGGTGCGCCTCGTAGACCTGGCGATATTCTTCGGTGCCCTCTTTCAGCCCCGCAATGGCCTTCTCGAAGGCCTGCTGCTCTTGCTGGACGGCCTTCACACGCTGCTGCGACGGCGAATTCCGGCTGGCGTCGTTCAGGTAATCAGCGCGGAACGATGCGCGGTCCACGTCCTGCCGCCGAGCGCTGCCGGCCGCGGCCTGGGCGGCCTCGGCGAAGTATTCCTTCTCCAAGCGGTCCTGCTCGGCTTGCGCGGCCGCCAACTGCGCGGCCAGTTGGCCGGTGGGTCGGCTGCGCGCAGTTTGCGCCAGGAGCTTGTCGCCCAGGTTCTGCACGACCGCCGCCTGCTTGGAAATGCGGTCTTCCAGCGTGCCGGGCCGGCCAATATCAAGCATCGCGTCCCAGGCGCTTTTCGCCACGGATTTGACGCTCTCCCACGCGCGCTCCAGCGTCCCGAGATTAGCCTGCAGCTTCGGCGCGCGGTCGTTCAACGCGTCGGCGTATGCCTTTTGCGCCACGGCGGCAGCCTGCGCCACCTGGCCCTGGCGCTCCAGGGAGCGGATCTGCTCGTAGGTGCTGGCCGTGAGGAAGTTCATTCCCTCGTTCAGCTTCATCACCGCGTCGAGCGGCGCCTTGCCGATCTCGATGAAGGCCTTCACCGTATCTTCAGCCGCCGTGCCGGTCGCGTTTTCCCAGCGGATGGCCGCGGCCGCGAACGCCTCCATGTTGGATGCGCCGACCTTGGTGGTACGAGCGAACTGGTCCAGGACCTCCGCGGCCCGGCCCTGCGTACCGATGACGTCGCTCACACGGCGCGCCATCTGTTGCAACTGGTCGGCCGTCTGGCCGGCCATGGCGCCGGTCTGGAGGACGGTGGCCCGAAAGCGCTGCGCCTCGGCGGCGCCCTGCGAATAAGCGGCCGCCAGCGCAACCCCGGCAGCGGCGGCCAGGGTGAAGGGATTGACCAGACCGGCGACATACCCGGCCATGGCGCGCGCGGCCGGCGCGATGCCGCCGAACATGTCCTTCAACTGCCCGCCCTGCTGCAGCAGCACCGTCATGGGGCGCTGGCCGCCCTGCAGCGACACGGCGATATCGGTGAACTGCGCCGGCAGGCTGCGCGTGGCGGCCGTCAGCGCCTTGGCCGACATGCCCGCGTCGCCCTGGGCAACGGAAACCGCCTTCAACTGGTCGAGGTAGGGCTTGAGCTGGTTGGGGTCGACGCCGCGCTGCTGAGCGATCGCCTGGTAATACTCCGCCGTTCCCTTTGCGCCGGCCTGGGTGACAGCGATTTGCCGCTCGATCTGGTTGATGAGGCTCTGGGTCGAGCGCTCCATCTTGCGGGTGGCTTGGTCGCCATCATTGGCGGCCTTCGTGAGACTTTGCGAGGCGCCGCGGCCAAGATCCTCGATCGACTTCTTGGCCTTGCCCGTCTGCTGCGTCACCTCGGCCATCGTGGCATTCAAGCCCGAGGCGTCGCCAGTGACCGCGACGACGCCTTCCGCGATGAGTTCAGACATAGCCGATTCCAATAAAAAATGCCCGCCGAAGCGGGCTACTTCTTCGCCATTTCTTCCAGGGCGGCACTTTCCATGACCAGGATTTCATCCTCCAGGTCTTCATAGCGCTCAGGCGACAGGTCCATGCGGTCCATCTTGTGAAAGAGCGCGACGTAATCCAAGCCGGTGGCGCCGGAAAACCCGACGCGCCATTGCGTGCGCATTGCCACGAACAGGGAGAATGCTTCCTCATGGCCCGGCCAGATTTCAACCGGAGGCCCGGCGACGTCCTCTAACGTCAGGCCGAAGGCTGCCAGCTCCCTCGGATCGGGACCCTTCGCATAGAGCGCTGCGCCCAGCGTGGTCAGTTTCCCACGCGCGCCTTGATCAGCTCGTCCACGTAGGCCGTGAAGATCGCGCGCGCGGCACCGACGAAGTTCTCGACCAGCTTTTCGACGTTCTCCCGGTCGAACGACTCTTGCAGCTCCCAGCCGCAGGCCATGTCCATCACCAGCGCCGCGTCGTCTTCCTGGTCCTTCGCCTGCTCCATGAATTCCTTGAACTCGGACTTGCTGCGGTGCCTGAACGTGAACTCGACTTCCGCGAAGTCCGCGCCCGGGATGGGCAGCTTGACCTTGTGCTTGAAAGTGGGTTGCGGATTGAGGGTGAATTTGATCTTGGCGGCCATGTGGCGGTCCTTTCAGAATGAAGTGGGGGAAAAAGTGGGGAGCTGGCTGTGCTGGTGCGCGCGGCACAGCCAGCGAGGCGGCCGTATTAGGCCGAAGGCGCCGCGTAGCGGACCGGGCGGGACAGCAGGGAGAACGTCGCTTGCACGGCCATCACCTGGCCCTTCGTCATGGTCGGCGTTTCGTTGAACGACACGTAGCCGTTATAGAAAATCACCGAACCATTGGGGAACGTGATGCGCAGCGCGCGGACGTCGCGCTTCTCGGCCGCCGCCTGCACCGCCTTGTAGCCGGCCAGCGTCGGATCGTCGGCGATGGTCAGCGTGAACGACTGCGCGCTGGCCTGCGTCGGGATTTGCGACTCGAAGTCGTTTTCGAGGAAGCTGAAGGTGGCGAACTGCATATCGCCGCCGGAGGTCGACGTGTCCGTGACCTGGGTGATCTGCGTCCACGCGGTGACTTCCCGCACGGAACCGACGCCGGTGCCGGCCGGATACAGCACCTGCGATTGGGTATCGGTGCCTTCGAGCGAGAAGGCGCTCGCGGCGGCGTCGGACACACGCATGATACGGTCGTTCAACTTCTGCCAACCGGACTTCACTTCCACGATTGCGCCGTTGGACAGGCCATGGGCGGCGCTGGTGGCGACGGCGGGCGCGGCATTCGACAGCGCGGTGACGTTCTTGACCGACCCGTAGGCGGTCGCCAGCGCCAGGATGACGCCATTGGGGAGGGATACAGACATGGGGATTGCTCCAATCAAGGGACGAAAAAAACCCGCCGAAGCGGGTTGAAGGGATGCGCCCCCTCGATCGAGGGTCGCGGGGCCTGATTGCGCAGGCGATCAGATGGGTTCTAGGACGTCGCTTTCGACTTCCAGGGCGACGGTGCTGAGCGCCAAGTCAGTGGCTCCGCCCAGCCCCAGGGCGCGGCTGGATACGCGAGCGGTGAAGTAGTGCGCGCCAAGGCCTGGCACGACAATGCGGAAGCTGTAGGGGGCGTCCTGGTCGACGGCGGCGCGCAGCAGGGCCTGGCCGGTGTCGTTCAGCCGGTACAAGTCCAATTGCAAAGATAAGAGCGCCCAGCCGACACGGCGCTGCCGTGGGCGGCCGCCCGCCAGCGGCGAGAAGGTCACGGTCTGAAACTGCCTGGTGAGGCTCCCCGACGTGCGAACGCCCCGAACCTGCGTGAACGACAGCGCCTCGAACGCCGCCGGCGTCATCGCCGCAGGCTGAGCGGCTGCAACGTAAACCGTCGAGCCTGAGAGCGCGGATGGATTGCTCATGATGGCGAATACCAAATGCTGAAGTCCTGCTGCGAGCCGAGGAACTTCGTCACGTCATCGCTGCGGCTGACGGCGGGCCCAGCCGGCTGCGCCAGGGTCGGCGCGCCGCACAGCGTCTCTTTGATCTGCCGCATGAGCGTCGAGGCCTCGGTGCGCTTGCGCGCCCATACCACGACCTGCACGCGGGCATTTTCTTTATCGGGCAGCGTGCCATCGAGAAACACCGGATCCACACCGCCGACCTTCTGGTAAATGACAAAGGGGAGTTTCGTGTCGCCGGCCGCCGAGTCCGGGAAAACGCGGCCGCCCACCAGCGGGCCGACGATATCAACCATCAGGTTTTCGAGCATTCTGGATATCCTGGATCTTCTCGGCCAGCCGCCGGCGCCCCGCCTCCACCGCGGCGGAAAGTTTCGCGTCCACCGACACGCGCAGATATGGCTTCGCGGGCACGAATACGGGGACCTTAAGCGGCTGGCTTTTCACAGTCACCCAGGCGCCGGAGGGAAGCTGAATCACAGCGTGGCGGCGCCAGTGTCCATGCTCCACCAGCCACCAATGCGGGGCCTTCCTCTTGTTCACGCCAATGAGATAGGTCTTGCGGTCCGACCCGGAGTCCTTCTCGTCAAACCAGCGATATATCGCCTGTTGCAACGTGCCCATCTCCACGGGAACCCGGGAACGCATCTCGTCGTACAGCACCATCGCCATCGCATGAGCCGCGGGCCGCAAGGCTTCGTTCTTGATCCTGTCGAAGAACTTGCCCACCTGCTCGGCAATGTCTCCCTCGAACGAGAATGAAACGCTGTTGGGGGCGTACTTACGGCCCTGCTTCATCGCTCTCCACCTCCCGCGGTGACAACAGGCGACAGACGAGGTCCACGTATTCACGCCGATCCTCATCGGGTAGAACCGCCTCCACCACATAGTGGTCGTCGCCGTGGACCAGCCGCATACCCATGGACACGTCACGGCGATAGCGAAGGCGAACACTCGCCCGCACGATGGGCCTGTCAGCTCCGGCGATCAGCGCCTTCAGGCCGGACGTGTGCCTGATCGATGCCCACGCGGAGGCGAACTCAACCCATTCGAGATCCGCCTCGTTGGCGGGGTTCTCGCGCTGCTGGGGGTGCTGAAGCCTGACCCGACGATTAAGGCTTCCTGCGGCTATCCCCACGCTACACCCCCATCCCGCCTCATCTGGGCTGCAGCCGCGAACGGGCTCCCCGCGACGGCGCAAGCGCGATGGCCGCTCTGGATCGCAGTCCGGCGTTTCAGTTCACCACCTTTCACGGCATTTGCTCCACGCGGTACGGGCGAAGCAGGTCCGGCACGCCAAGCGGCAGTTCCGTGACCGTCACGCCCGTGATTACAGCCTCCCGATTCGCATACAGGTGACCAAGCGTGAGGCGCACCGCCGCCAGAAGACTGCCGTTCGCCACAATGCCGTCTATGGTGCGCTGCGCGTCCAAGCGGAAATCGGCCAACTTCTTTTCGGCCACCTGCCGCGCCATTGCGGCGGCGGCTGGACTGTTCATTGCGTTTGCTGCCGCTACTGCCTGGTCGTATGCGTCCTGAGCTGCGGCGGCATTGTCCGCCAGGCGTGCCATGGCCACATTCAGATCGGAAAGAGTCCCGTACACGTTGCGGTTCAGGTGCGCCGCGACTGCATCTTCGGCCGAGCTGAGCAGATCGAGAAGTTCCGCATCCTCATCGCTATCACTGACGCGGCACTGCGCGCGGCATTGCTCCACGGTCAGCAGCGACATGATCAACCCCTACCTTTAGCCGACGTTTTTTCGTCGGCTTTGTCGCCGGCATCGTCAATCGCCCCAAAGGCCTTCGCCGCAGACTCCAGCTCGGGCGGGCAGTCATCGCCCGCTTTGAACTGCGTGGGGTAGATTTCGCCCTTCTTAACCCCACGGAATGCTTTCGTGAATTTCGCCATTTCATATCCAGAAAAAAAGGAGGGTGACCACCGGCTACCCTCCAAACGAGCCCAAGAAACCCCTTGGTTTTAGGCGCTCATCACCATCGCGCGCATCGGTTCCGGGTTCTGCACGCCGCCGCCCACGCGTTTGGTCGTGTAGAACGACACATACGGCTTGTTGGTGTACGGGTCGCGCAGCACACGCACACCCACCCGATCCAGGATCAGATAGGTGCGGCGGAAATCGCCGAACAACAGCGGGATGGCATTGGCGGCCACATCCGGCATATCGGGCACTTCCGTCACCGGGAAGCCGGCCACAGTGGCGGGCTGACCGGCCACGAAGGATGGCTGCCACAGGTAGTTACCCTGGCCGTCCTTCAGCTTGCGGACCGCGCCCTGAGTCTTGCGATTCATGGCGAAACGAGCATTGGCGGTGAACGCGGAAGGCAGGTCGTAGATGATGTCCACGATAGCGTCGGACGTGATCCCGTTCGGCGCGCCCGAGCTGACAGTCGTAATGGCGCCGAACGGGTGCTTGGCCGCGTTGGCACCACCGGTGACATAGGTCAGAATGCCAAACGGCTTATTGGCGCCGTCACCGGCGATGTACGCCATGCCCTCCTGCTTGGAAAACTCGGTCTGCACTTCGCCGGCCAGCCACGCCTCCAGATTGATCGCGGCGTCATCGAGAATCTGTTGCGTCGCCGCGGGGTTCGCATAGATTTCCCCCCAGCCGAAGCCCAGCGACGCGAACGTGCCGGTGCCGGTATTGGGGCGGGGGGCCGTTTCACCAACCCAGCCGGAAGCGGTGCCGCCCATGTTGAAGAGCTTGCTGAAGCCCGCACCCGTGACCGGCTGCACCTGGGCCAACTGGCGCATCGGCGATACCTCGACCAGCTTGTCGGTGATCGTGCGATCCCACTCGACGGGCGCGAGATAGCCGCCCTGGTCATCGGCGCCCTTGTTCAGCGCCGACTGGACATCGCCCTTCTTGAAGTGCGCCTGGAATGCCTCGCTGTATTCGGCGTCCTTCAGGCGCCGGCCGGCGGTGCCCGCGCCCATTTCGGACGCCGCGATCTTGGTGTTGGCTTCATCGACAGCCTTTTGCAGGCGGTCGATATCGGCGTTGATATTCTCGACCTTCAGCGCCTGGAGGGCATCGTGGGTACCCTTCTTGACTTCTTCGAGCTGCTTCCCATGCTCTTCCTTGAAGTCGGCAAAGGCCTTGTTCAACTGCTCGATGAGCGCCTTGACGTCGCCGGGCCCTTCGGCACGGACATACACGATGCCGCGCGGAACGAAGCCGGTGGTGGGCATAAAAAAGGCCGCGAGAGCGGCCAAGATGGGTTTGGATTGCATGGATTTAACCTCGCAGAGTATTGAGAGTGTTTCGCAGCAGGGCTGCAACGTCTTCGCCAGCGCTCGGCGTGGCAGAACCGGCAGCGCCAAGCGTGCCGGGGTCGGCAGCGCTCGGCTTGCCGGAAAACAGGGCTTTGAACGCGTCACGCCGGGACGAGCGACTATGACCAGCTCGTGCCATGGATGCCTCGATCGACGCCATTGCGCGGCGGTATTCGCTGCTGGCATGCGCGGCATGCGTCGCCGCGCCGGCTTCCAGCAATCCCGTCGCAAATCCATCCTCGACAGCTTGTTCCGCACCGATCCAGGTTTCTTTGTCCATCAGCGCGGACGCTTGGGCTTTGGTGATCCCGGATCGGCTGGCATAGACGCCGGCCATGGCATCGTCAAAGGGCGCCAAGCTCGCAGCAGCGGCGGCTAGATCATGGCGATTTCCAATCGCAACGGCCCAGGCGTTATGGATCATCAGGAATGACCCGTCTCCCATCAGAATCTCGTCGCCCGCCATTGCGATGACGGAGGCGGCGGAAGCTGCCAGGCCCATTACCTTGACCGTTACCTTCGCCTTGTGTTCGCGCAGTGCGTTGTAGATCGCCACCCCCTCGAAGAAATTCCCACCGGGAGAGTTGACATTGACCGTCACGTCACGCGTGCCGATGGAGCGTAGAGCTGCGCTGATGCGCTTAACCGTGACGCCGGAGCCGTCCCAGGCCTCGCCGATGGAGTCGTAGATTGAAATGGTCGCGTCGTCATCGGCCGCCGCGGCGCGCACTTGCGGTTGCCACCGCTCCAACGCATCCGGCCGGAGGTCGAAGTCAGCGGCGCCCAGCCGGAAGTCAGCCCGGATTTCGGGAAGTTGCAGCAGGCTCATTGGTGGGTCCTTTCTGTGTCATGGGGTTGCGCAACTTATCGGCATCCGGGTCACTGGACCGCGGGTAGTCCTGCAATTCGCGCACTTCGTTTTGCGTGTTCCAGGGCGCTTGGCCGCCAGCGCCAAGAGCCTTCGCGAAGAAATCGGCCTGGTCTTTTAAGGTTCCTCGCAGCAGCGCCCGCTCGTTGAACTTGGCCGTTAGATAGTCCATCTCGTCTTCTTCCAGCAGCACCCTCATGACGGCCTGCTCCCACGCGGTGAACCAGTATTGCAAACCGTATTGCACGAAGAAGATTCCAAGCTGCTCGATGCCGGAACCCCAACTGGTGTCGTCCATCATCAAAAGCGGACGAGGCACACCAAAGGCTCGGGCTACCTCTTCAATTTGGGCGTTTCGGTTCTCGATGTGTTGCGCGTCCTGAGCGGTGCTCGCAAACCTATTTGCCGTGGCCCCCTCTTCCAGCAACATCCATCGCTGAACATTCTCCGCGCCGGCGAAATCCTCATCCAACGAACTCCGCATGCGGCCGTATGCTTGGTCGGAAAGCGCCTTGGGCACTTCCACGGCCCCGCCTGCCATGTTCCCGGTCTGGAACACGCGCTGTGCGGCGCGTTCGGCATCCTGAGCCAGCCGTATCGCATCGCGCGCCAGGCGCATACGCGCCATTCCCTCTACGCCATCCAACGAAAGATCGCGCAGGTGGAAGATGTCGCGCGTGCCCAACACCAGCATTCCGCCATCCGGCCGCGTATATTCGTATTCCACCTTCCAGCCGGACACAAGGCGCGGTACCACCGTCCCACGTTCCAGCGGGATCATGGCGATGGGGCGGCCTGCGGACCAGACGACGCGCGCATATGCGTTGCCGTCCATCAGGGCGTGCAACTGCATCTGCGACTTCCATTCAAAGGGCGTCTGCCAGCTATTCGGCTTCAGCTTCAGGAGACGGTAGCCAGGATGCCCCTTCGCCAGCGCCTTGCTATCGTCGTTGTGCAATAAGTTCAGCGGCAGCATGCCGATGGATGTCGAAATGAGCGACACACAGCGCAACGCGGCCATGTTGCGCAACGAATTCATGCGCGCGCCGTAATCACCACTCCGGATGTATTCCAGAAGCGTCGGGTCGTCCAAGCCTTTGAACGCTTGTCCTGCGCTCTGCTGGGCCATCACCGACGGGCGAGTCTCCGCGCTCGGCGCAGTCGTCCGCCGAAATAGATCAAAAAATCCCATTGGTGCCCTTAAATGAAGCGGATTCCCCGCGT from Bordetella genomosp. 10 includes:
- a CDS encoding phage major capsid protein; this translates as MQSKPILAALAAFFMPTTGFVPRGIVYVRAEGPGDVKALIEQLNKAFADFKEEHGKQLEEVKKGTHDALQALKVENINADIDRLQKAVDEANTKIAASEMGAGTAGRRLKDAEYSEAFQAHFKKGDVQSALNKGADDQGGYLAPVEWDRTITDKLVEVSPMRQLAQVQPVTGAGFSKLFNMGGTASGWVGETAPRPNTGTGTFASLGFGWGEIYANPAATQQILDDAAINLEAWLAGEVQTEFSKQEGMAYIAGDGANKPFGILTYVTGGANAAKHPFGAITTVSSGAPNGITSDAIVDIIYDLPSAFTANARFAMNRKTQGAVRKLKDGQGNYLWQPSFVAGQPATVAGFPVTEVPDMPDVAANAIPLLFGDFRRTYLILDRVGVRVLRDPYTNKPYVSFYTTKRVGGGVQNPEPMRAMVMSA
- a CDS encoding head maturation protease, ClpP-related, with the protein product MSLLQLPEIRADFRLGAADFDLRPDALERWQPQVRAAAADDDATISIYDSIGEAWDGSGVTVKRISAALRSIGTRDVTVNVNSPGGNFFEGVAIYNALREHKAKVTVKVMGLAASAASVIAMAGDEILMGDGSFLMIHNAWAVAIGNRHDLAAAAASLAPFDDAMAGVYASRSGITKAQASALMDKETWIGAEQAVEDGFATGLLEAGAATHAAHASSEYRRAMASIEASMARAGHSRSSRRDAFKALFSGKPSAADPGTLGAAGSATPSAGEDVAALLRNTLNTLRG
- a CDS encoding phage portal protein, producing the protein MAQQSAGQAFKGLDDPTLLEYIRSGDYGARMNSLRNMAALRCVSLISTSIGMLPLNLLHNDDSKALAKGHPGYRLLKLKPNSWQTPFEWKSQMQLHALMDGNAYARVVWSAGRPIAMIPLERGTVVPRLVSGWKVEYEYTRPDGGMLVLGTRDIFHLRDLSLDGVEGMARMRLARDAIRLAQDAERAAQRVFQTGNMAGGAVEVPKALSDQAYGRMRSSLDEDFAGAENVQRWMLLEEGATANRFASTAQDAQHIENRNAQIEEVARAFGVPRPLLMMDDTSWGSGIEQLGIFFVQYGLQYWFTAWEQAVMRVLLEEDEMDYLTAKFNERALLRGTLKDQADFFAKALGAGGQAPWNTQNEVRELQDYPRSSDPDADKLRNPMTQKGPTNEPAATSRNPG